Proteins encoded together in one Myxocyprinus asiaticus isolate MX2 ecotype Aquarium Trade chromosome 9, UBuf_Myxa_2, whole genome shotgun sequence window:
- the LOC127445659 gene encoding protein SYS1 homolog, whose translation MGSHFRSYVWDPVLIISQIILMQCIYYSFLGLWLAGVDGLVQTNRSLDQIFSYEVLSFSTTQGRLSMMAFILNSLTCALGLWFFIRRGKQCLDFTVTVHFFHMIGCWIYNAHFPAALSWWLVNVACMALMAVIGEYLCMRTELRAIPVNTGPKSNL comes from the exons ATGGGCAGTCATTTCCGCAGTTACGTGTGGGATCCGGTCCTCATCATCtctcagattattttaatgcagtgCATCTACTACAGCTTCTTGGGTCTGTGGTTGGCTGGTGTGGATGGTTTGGTACAGACCAATAGATCACTTGACCAGATATTCAGTTATGAG GTTCTTAGCTTTTCAACAACGCAAGGTCGCCTCTCGATGATGGCATTCATTCTGAACTCTCTCACATG TGCCCTCGGCCTGTGGTTTTTCATCCGACGTGGAAAGCAGTGTTTGGACTTCACCGTTACAGTGCATTTCTTCCACATGATTGGCTGCTGGATCTATAATGCCCACTTCCCAGCCGCCCTGTCATGGTGGCTGGTCAACGTGGCCTGTATGGCCCTCATGGCAGTCATTGGCGAGTACTTGTGTATGCGGACAGAACTCAGAGCCATTCCTGTGAACACAGGGCCCAAATCAAACCTATGA
- the LOC127445658 gene encoding U1 small nuclear ribonucleoprotein C-like — MPKFYCDYCDTYLTHDSPSVRKTHCSGRKHKENVKDYYQKWMEEQAQSLIDKTTAAFQQGKIPPTPFPGAPPPGASLLPHPNISGPPRPGMLPAPPMGGPPMMPMMGPPPHGMIPGGPGPGMRPPMGGPMQMMPGPHMMRPPSRPMMLTIRPGMVRPDR, encoded by the exons ATGCCGAA GTTTTATTGTGACTATTGTGACACATACCTGACGCACGACTCC CCATCAGTCAGAAAGACGCACTGCAGCGGGCgtaaacacaaagaaaatgtgaAAGATTATTATCAGAAATGGATGGAGGAGCAGGCCCAGAGTCTCATTGATAAAACAA CGGCTGCATTCCAGCAGGGTAAAATTCCACCCACCCCGTTCCCTGGAGCCCCTCCACCTGGTGCATCTCTGCTACCTCATCCAAATATTA GTGGACCTCCAAGACCAGGCATGCTACCAGCTCCACCAATGGGTGGTCCTCCTATGATGCCCATGATGGGTCCACCTCCTCACGGCATGATCCCAGGAGGACCCG GTCCAGGTATGCGGCCGCCAATGGGTGGACCTATGCAAATGATGCCCGGGCCACATATGATGCGACCTCCCTCTCGACCAATGATGCTGACCATCAGACCTGGTATGGTGCGACCTGATCGATAA